In the genome of Mangifera indica cultivar Alphonso chromosome 9, CATAS_Mindica_2.1, whole genome shotgun sequence, the window GCAGAGGAGAAAAGTCAAGAAAACAAACGGCAAAACCATCTCTGTGAAGAGTAAATGAAGAGAATTCAAAGCTGAAAGAAAGGGCTCTGAAGAATCACCTTAATACTCGACAAACTCAGACGGACGTAATCTGGAAGCTGGAATTGACCAACATATTTTACGTGATTTTTAAACTAGCAGTGCTTCTCTTTCCTGGCATTTCACCTCTTATAGTCAGTTCGAAGTATTGACTGGGCAAACACAACTCATGCAAAGTGCAAAACCACTTTGATTTCCCAAAACTGGAAAACTGTTTTGGTATTTCTGATTCCAGAcaaaattatttacaatttataAACCATTCTTCTTTATCACGAAAGCtcaatttttaatgtaaaggCTGTATTTTCTATCAATTAATTTGCATATGGCATGCTTTAGTATTTGCAAACACggtaattatatttaattatgagtCTTACATTCAGTTTTACTCGTCAACAAAGCacaattgtttttgtttatattctattttaagAGTGTCAAATTTCATATTCTTTTTCTGTGTCAATACTTTTATATAGTGAACAGAATTACGCAGGGTAGTGATCATGTGTTTGGGATGGTTGACATAATGAGGATAACGTTCCAATATTGCTGTAAACAGCGTGAGTTAAGGCGATGATTGGTGCATTTAGATGTTGGCAAGTCAAGTGAGCAATACAATGAACGGTCTATTAGGGACGGCACGACAGCAACTAGTGCTTCCATAGTCCAACCAATAACTAACAAATTGACTAACCAATGCATCGATTTTCTGGTTGCCTAGACTTCGGTTTCACCATGAactttaatttatgataaattgCCAAACTACGGTATATATACGTTGCAATCGGAATCTGGTTGCAGTATATATGGCTTTGACTTTAGCCTGTGcttagttgtttaattattCAACTGTCTTCAAAATAAACTTGCTCAATTGGGTTTCTGGAAGTACAATATGATGATTGAGTTTCACACAAGAAAATTTGAGACTTTAAACATATTGTTACTGTATGAGATGTAATAGAAACAGTATACAGGAATGCCTCACGCAACTAACCAGAGCTTCAACTTTCCAAAATATGAAAGTATGAATTGATGAAACTTGGAAGGCTAACAGTTATTACATAAATATCAGCTGATATTTAAGCTTGTAAAAGATCTTCAAACAGCTTTGAGATCCTAGTCAGTGTTCTTGCCACTAAATAACTTAGCAAAACTTGGCATCACCTTTGTTTTCCTCTTGACGTTGAAGGAAGTTGATCGCGGCGTCTTATTTGCAGGGGAGGCAGATTTCTGATACTTCCCCCGTCTTGATGGAGTTAAATTGCCACTGGCTTTCATAGATTTTCTTGACAATCTGGGCTGCAAGTTTTTGGCTTCTGGTGTTTTTCCTTCCCCGTGTCTCAAGTTCTTTATTTCCTGCTCTACCTTTCTCATTGTTGAAAGTGATCTCTCAGTTCTAAACACCTCTTTCTCTTCATCCATtcttgtttctttgatttcccATTGAGCCATTTCAATTTTCGTTAGTATTTCCTTTTCACTGGCCTTTAAAGCTTCAATCCATGCGTGAGCTGCAGCCACTTTCACATCTGCAAGTTCCACAGCCCCAGCAGCATGCCCAGTTAAGTACTCATATTCAAACTTAGAAATGGTAATTAATGAACCATTCTGTGATGCAGAAGCTCTCGATTGCATTGTGCTTTTTATGAGAGATTTAAGATTCTCAAGAGCTAAAGCTTCTGATAATTTCGCTTCCTTCAGCTCTTGCATTGCAGCTATCAACTCCTCTCCAGTTGAATCAATTTCAGATTCAGTTTTCTGAATTCCTTCCTTGATGGTTGCAGTTTCCTGAATTATAagctctttctctttctttgcaGCTTCAGCTTCAGTCTTTAACTGTTCAACAGTAAGTGATAGATTACTTACAATTGCTTTAGCCTTTTCTTCAGCTGCAGAAACATCTTCCAGCTTAGATTTTGCTCTAAGTAGCTTTGAATTAAGGTTTTGAACAATCGAATCCGACTTGTGTTCTGCTTTCTCTAACCGCACTGTTTCTTCAGTCACGTGCTTCATCTCATTCCTTATTACATCCATTGAAGCCATGAACTGATAACCCTCATCCCTTCTAAAAGCTAATTCTTTCTTGGCCTCCTCTAACTCTTCCATGACTGACCTTAACAAAGGCAAACCTCCCAATTCCTGAAAACTGCTTTCTGTAAACTTTGAGGTGTCATCTCCTTGGAGCCTTTTGTCCATTCCTTTGACACATTTTAGTGCATTTTCTAACACATTCACATCACTTAGTGTGACAGCCAATTTCTCTTCAACCTCCTTAGACTGCTCAATCTCCTCaactatttctttctttttcttctttgtttcctCCATGGCAAATGAGAATTCAGAggcttttttctctctttgggCTTCAATCTCTTCAACCTCTTTCAAGGCTTCAATTCGTGCCAACTCAACCAACACTTGTTCTTCATTTACTTCCTCAGTCTCTTTCCTTAGCGTTTCAACACTGATATTAGACCACATTTTCGAGCTTGTTGTCTCAATCTCCTTCTCTGCCTGCGATTTTTCTTCCAATACAGAAGCCATATCAAGCTTAAGCTTACTCAATTCTTGTTTCACAGCCTCCAATTCTTTCATCACTTCTGCATACTGATAACTCTGCATACTCTTACCAGACTTCTTTAGCGTTTCATTCACATATTTCATCTTCGCTTCTGCCTTAGAATTTGTATCCTCGATCCGGGAAACCAGGTCTTTGACTGTGTTTCTTGCAACAGATAATTCGGACTCAGCTTGAGCTTTTACAGACTCTGCCATTCTTCTGCTCTCTCTGTACCTATTAATATCTCTTCTCGCCTTGTGGAGCTCTTTCATTCTTGAAGACGATGTCTTCAATAtgataaacatagataaaatttccaaaacaattatattaaatcaaaagCAACAACACCAACAAGAAATTTGGCAGTTAATTTTACCTCTTGAGAGTCCATCTGGAGTTTCCTCAGTGAAGAAGTACCATCAATGAACCATTCTCCATACTTATTATCTGCTGCTTTCACTGAcccatttcttcttttatcCATCCTTAACCTGTTTCATAACAGTAAGAAAAACTCAAAAGATATACATGAAATCCATCCAAGGAGTTTGAAGGAGCATGAGATTGAAAGACATACCGGGTAAGTCTTCTGAAGGGAAAAAAGTGGAGAATTGTGTTCAAGTTAATGTTTTTGTTGGTTAAATTCAATAGAATAAAAGACAGAACagcaaaggaagaagaaagagtaAGCTGTGTTGTGACGATTGGTTGGTGTTGGAGGGATCGCCAGCCATGGAATATTCCATTTTCGGCTTTATTTTCGTTTATTTAAATTCCTGGAGATTGGCAGCAGGAACAAAAACCAGTTTTTTGTCAGGTTCATGGAAAATAATACCGTTGATATTTTCAGGCACAGTACAGAGACAGGCCAATCTACTGCAACGTGTGAAGATGCTCAACCACAAGAACAGGGAATTTTGAgacttgaaataaaataaaatcataaattgtgTTCATCCCCTCAAAGAGAGTACCCACCACCATATTCAAGCAATAAAGCCTGCTTAAAATTGTCGGTGCTCATAAAATTAAGCTGCAAATCTCCTTTGAAACATGAAATTCGATGAGCTTTAATGACTATTGTTGTTGGGCATATTCTACCAATAAACTCTACTAAAGGAGATTGAAAATCaaccataaaatattttgacataTATTCATTATTATCATTGGCCTAATTACTGAAACattttat includes:
- the LOC123224927 gene encoding protein PLASTID MOVEMENT IMPAIRED 2-like, yielding MDKRRNGSVKAADNKYGEWFIDGTSSLRKLQMDSQETSSSRMKELHKARRDINRYRESRRMAESVKAQAESELSVARNTVKDLVSRIEDTNSKAEAKMKYVNETLKKSGKSMQSYQYAEVMKELEAVKQELSKLKLDMASVLEEKSQAEKEIETTSSKMWSNISVETLRKETEEVNEEQVLVELARIEALKEVEEIEAQREKKASEFSFAMEETKKKKKEIVEEIEQSKEVEEKLAVTLSDVNVLENALKCVKGMDKRLQGDDTSKFTESSFQELGGLPLLRSVMEELEEAKKELAFRRDEGYQFMASMDVIRNEMKHVTEETVRLEKAEHKSDSIVQNLNSKLLRAKSKLEDVSAAEEKAKAIVSNLSLTVEQLKTEAEAAKKEKELIIQETATIKEGIQKTESEIDSTGEELIAAMQELKEAKLSEALALENLKSLIKSTMQSRASASQNGSLITISKFEYEYLTGHAAGAVELADVKVAAAHAWIEALKASEKEILTKIEMAQWEIKETRMDEEKEVFRTERSLSTMRKVEQEIKNLRHGEGKTPEAKNLQPRLSRKSMKASGNLTPSRRGKYQKSASPANKTPRSTSFNVKRKTKVMPSFAKLFSGKNTD